A stretch of the Papaver somniferum cultivar HN1 chromosome 6, ASM357369v1, whole genome shotgun sequence genome encodes the following:
- the LOC113288384 gene encoding psbP domain-containing protein 4, chloroplastic-like: protein MNTAITLLTSSSVLKNGYCYCSSALSRRKASLDSNEDGYCVNVNEKNNGFLKRREALVSGVSLVSSSVLMGSFPSDGLAVIKQGLLAGRVPGLSDPDEQGWRTYRRPDAKSGGHGVGWSPIIPYTFSVPQGWEEVPVSIADLGGTEIDLRFASSQAGRLFVIVAPVLRFSSSLGDDVNIEMVGTPDKVISAFGPEVTGENVEGKVLSTEVAEHSGRKYYQYELETPHVLMSTTAAGNRLYIFAVTANGLQWRKHYQDLKRISTSFRVV, encoded by the exons ATGAACACTGCTATAACCCTTTTAACAAGCTCTTCAGTACTAAAAAATGGGTACTGCTACTGTTCTTCTGCATTATCAAGAAGAAAAGCTAGTTTAGACTCTAACGAAGATGGATATTGTGTTAATGTTAATGAGAAGAATAATGGGTTTTTAAAGAGAAGAGAAGCTTTGGTTTCTGGGGTTTCTTTAGTTTCTTCATCAGTTCTTATGGGGAGTTTTCCAAGTGATGGATTAGCTGTTATAAAACAAGGACTTTTAGCTGGAAGAGTTCCTGGTTTATCCGATCCTGACGAACAAG GTTGGAGGACATATAGAAGACCAGATGCGAAATCAGGAGGGCATGGTGTAGGATGGAGTCCAATCATTCCATACACATTTTCGGTTCCTCAAGGTTGGGAAGAG GTTCCAGTATCAATTGCAGATCTTGGGGGGACAGAAATCGACTTGAGATTTGCAAGTTCTCAGGCAGGGCGCTTATTTGTTATTGTTGCACCGGTTCTTAGGTTCTCAAGTA GTCTTGGAGATGACGTTAACATTGAGATGGTCGGGACGCCTGATAAAGTGATTAGTGCATTTGGACCAGAAGTCACTGGGGAGAATGTAGAAGGGAAAGTCTTAAGCACGGAAGTAGCAGAACACTCGGGAAGGAAGTACTATCAGTACGAGTTGGAGACTCCCCATGTCCTAATGTCCACAACTGCTGCAGGAAATCGGCTCTACATATTCGCTGTAACAGCAAATG GTCTCCAATGGAGAAAACATTATCAAGACTTGAAAAGGA